From the Gemmatimonadota bacterium genome, one window contains:
- the secE gene encoding preprotein translocase subunit SecE has translation MYERTVDFLREVRTELSKVSWPSRNELIGSTTVVIIITLILAAFTGVIDFILSIILSRLLGA, from the coding sequence ATGTACGAACGAACGGTGGACTTTCTGAGGGAAGTGAGGACGGAGCTCTCCAAGGTGAGCTGGCCGAGCCGGAACGAACTGATCGGTTCGACGACCGTGGTCATCATCATCACGCTCATCCTGGCCGCCTTCACCGGCGTGATCGATTTCATCCTGTCCATCATACTGAGCCGTCTGCTCGGAGCCTGA